A region from the Strix uralensis isolate ZFMK-TIS-50842 chromosome 24, bStrUra1, whole genome shotgun sequence genome encodes:
- the LOC141954353 gene encoding protein FAM107B-like isoform X2: MGLLQSKRGDNKAPRSRAVPEGDKSNVLSPDVATDGHEGLIQPRKVPNPMRESRSHRELHRELLFSHSRGILPRHRAELPRVLESRRLRKLREELRAPPSDLEQQLRKRHQRLEEHEREAAARPDPDPRPEFLLVRDSLRKMKLAEPGARQT, encoded by the exons ATGGGGCTGCTGCAGAGCAAGAGG GGTGACAACAAAGCCCCGAGGAGCCGCGCGGTGCCGG AGGGTGACAAGAGCAATGTCCTCTCCCCGGACGTGGCCACCGATGGCCACGAGGGCCTCATCCAGCCCAGGAAGGTGCCAAACCCAATGCGGGAGTCTCGGAGCCACCGGGAGCTGCACCGGGAGCTGCTCTTCAGCCACAGCAG GGGGATCCTGCCCCGGCACAGGGCCGAGCTCCCGCGGGTGCTGGAGAGCCGGCGGCTGAGGAAGCTGAGGGAGGAGCTGCGGGCACCCCCCTCCgacctggagcagcagctgaggaaacgCCACCAGAGGCTTGAGGAG CACGAGCGGGAGGCGGCGGCACGGCCGGACCCGGACCCTCGCCCCGAGTTCCTGCTGGTGCGGGACAGCCTGAGGAAGATGAAGCTGGCGGAGCCGGGCGCCCGGCAGACGTGA
- the LOC141954353 gene encoding protein FAM107B-like isoform X1, whose product MGLLQSKRGDNKAPRSRAVPEGDKSNVLSPDVATDGHEGLIQPRKVPNPMRESRSHRELHRELLFSHSSLSVRPRRGILPRHRAELPRVLESRRLRKLREELRAPPSDLEQQLRKRHQRLEEHEREAAARPDPDPRPEFLLVRDSLRKMKLAEPGARQT is encoded by the exons ATGGGGCTGCTGCAGAGCAAGAGG GGTGACAACAAAGCCCCGAGGAGCCGCGCGGTGCCGG AGGGTGACAAGAGCAATGTCCTCTCCCCGGACGTGGCCACCGATGGCCACGAGGGCCTCATCCAGCCCAGGAAGGTGCCAAACCCAATGCGGGAGTCTCGGAGCCACCGGGAGCTGCACCGGGAGCTGCTCTTCAGCCACAGCAG tctgtctgtccgtccccgCAGGGGGATCCTGCCCCGGCACAGGGCCGAGCTCCCGCGGGTGCTGGAGAGCCGGCGGCTGAGGAAGCTGAGGGAGGAGCTGCGGGCACCCCCCTCCgacctggagcagcagctgaggaaacgCCACCAGAGGCTTGAGGAG CACGAGCGGGAGGCGGCGGCACGGCCGGACCCGGACCCTCGCCCCGAGTTCCTGCTGGTGCGGGACAGCCTGAGGAAGATGAAGCTGGCGGAGCCGGGCGCCCGGCAGACGTGA
- the GPR25 gene encoding putative G-protein coupled receptor 25 — MAPEELAGSADYDYPPVTNGTGNREVSSRWEVFFTTVFIPILYSFIFLLGLVGNLFVIVRMGKKSGGKRMVDTFVLNLAVADVIFVCTLPFWVVAGARGNRWSLGEGLCKVSSYAIAVNRCSSILFLTALSVERYLVIRKVLDTKMVGSQRHIHVTCGIIWTVSLLLGAPSLVYRRLDGDDCWDEDGEDFSLAMVFLTFLLPLGVISFCYCSIYCRLQRHVRLGRGVRRSHRAIVTIVAAFLCSWLPLNACKVLLFFLAKGTLVLSQGQEVALRWVVAGSTCLAFVNSCVNPLVYALMDGRCRPRCPFGPCATGTGPAVAAPSSTTDSSLFGGRIWTKTPPGPRRRSGTELRPAPGVSPPLSSSSASPGATAVPAVPPGPQP, encoded by the coding sequence ATGGCTCCCGAGGAGCTCGCTGGCTCGGCCGACTACGATTACCCACCGGTGACCAACGGGACGGGGAACCGGGAGGTCTCCTCCAGGTGGGAGGTCTTCTTCACCACTGTCTTCATCCCCATCCTCTactccttcatcttcctcctcggCCTCGTGGGGAATCTCTTTGTCATTGTGCGGATGGGCAAGAAGAGCGGGGGCAAGAGGATGGTGGACACCTTTGTGCTGAACCTGGCGGTGGCCGATGTCATCTTCGTCTGCACCCTGCCCTTCTGGGTGGTGGCGGGGGCGCGGGGGAACCGCTGGTCGCTGGGCGAAGGGCTCTGCAAGGTGAGCAGCTACGCCATCGCCGTCAACCGCTGCTCCAGCATCCTCTTCCTCACCGCCCTCAGCGTGGAGCGCTACCTGGTCATCAGGAAGGTGCTGGACACCAAGATGGTGGGTTCCCAGAGGCACATCCACGTCACCTGCGGCATCATCTGGACCGTGTCCCTCCTCCTGGGTGCCCCGTCCCTGGTGTACCGGCGGCTGGATGGGGACGACTGCTGGGATGAGGATGGAGAGGACTTCAGCCTGGCCATGGTCTTCCtcaccttcctcctgcccttgggGGTCATCTCCTTCTGCTACTGCTCCATCTACTGCCGGCTCCAGCGGCACGTCCGGCTGGGCAGGGGTGTCCGGCGTTCCCACCGCGCCATCGTCACCATCGTGGCAGccttcctctgctcctggttGCCCCTCAACGCCTGCAAGGTTCTGCTCTTCTTCCTCGCCAAGGGGACGCTGGTCCTGTCCCAGGGGCAGGAGGTGGCCCTGAGGTGGGTGGTGGCCGGCAGCACCTGCCTGGCCTTCGTTAACAGCTGCGTCAACCCCCTCGTCTACGCCCTGATGGACGGACGCTGCCGTCCCCGATGTCCCTTCGGTCCCTGCGCAACGGGGACGGGTCCCGCCGTGGCCGCCCCCTCCTCCACCACTGACTCCAGCCTCTTCGGTGGCCGGATCTGGACTAagaccccccccggcccccggcgcAGGAGCGGGACCGAGCTCCGGCCAGCACCGGGGGTGAgtccccccctctcctcctcctccgcgtcCCCGGGTGCCACCGCTGTCCCCGCTGTCCCACCCGGTCCCCAGCCGTAA
- the TMEM167B gene encoding protein kish-B — translation MRSAAGPGSAGGGPAAAMTNVYSLDGLLVFGLLLVCTCAYLRKVPRLKAWLLSEKRGVWGVFYKAAVIGTRLHVAVAVSCVLMAFYVLVVK, via the exons atgcgcagcgccgccgggcccgggagcgccggggggggccccgccgccgccatgacCAACG TGTACTCGCTGGACGGGCTGCTGGTGTTCGGGCTGCTCCTGGTCTGCACCTGCGCGTACCTGCGGAAGGTGCCGCGCCTCAAGGCCTGGCTGCTCTCCGAGAAACGCGGCGTCTGGGGCGTCTTCTACAAGG CTGCCGTCATCGGCACCCGCCTGCacgtggccgtggccgtgtccTGCGTCCTCATGGCGTTCTACGTCCTGGTGGTGAAGTGA